From the genome of Naumannella halotolerans, one region includes:
- a CDS encoding bile acid:sodium symporter family protein yields MSHEVPVTNREAEDRQGYFAVLVFPVLIILGGAVGYFFAEPVSGLSGLVNPLLGVVMFTMGLTLRPVDFALIAKRPLPVLIGVVAQYVIMPSAAVLVTVLLQLPPELAAGVILVGCAPGGTASNVVSYLARGDVALSVTMTSVSTLLAPIMTPLLTLWLAGQYMPVNAASMAITIVQLVLLPVVAGLLIRLLLPRVVDRLLPVLPWLSVATIAVIVAVVVSGSADRLISAGLLVLAAVVLHNVIGMALGYGVAALTGQPYSVRRTVAIEVGMQNSGLAAGLAAQYMSPLAALPAAVFSVWHNMSGALFALLCRRRDQQRALGAPAPDPLPR; encoded by the coding sequence ATGAGCCACGAAGTTCCCGTCACCAACAGAGAGGCAGAGGACCGTCAGGGGTACTTCGCCGTGCTGGTCTTCCCGGTGTTGATCATCCTCGGCGGAGCGGTTGGTTACTTTTTCGCCGAACCCGTGAGCGGACTGTCCGGCTTGGTGAATCCCCTGCTCGGCGTGGTGATGTTCACCATGGGCCTGACCCTGCGGCCGGTGGACTTCGCGCTGATCGCCAAACGGCCGCTGCCGGTGCTGATCGGAGTGGTCGCCCAATACGTGATCATGCCCTCGGCGGCGGTACTGGTGACCGTCCTCCTGCAACTGCCACCGGAGCTGGCGGCCGGGGTGATCCTGGTCGGCTGCGCCCCTGGTGGTACGGCATCCAATGTCGTGTCCTACCTGGCCCGCGGTGATGTCGCCCTGTCGGTGACGATGACCTCGGTCTCCACCCTGCTGGCGCCGATCATGACGCCGCTGCTGACGCTCTGGCTGGCCGGTCAGTACATGCCGGTGAATGCCGCGTCGATGGCGATCACGATCGTCCAGTTGGTGTTGCTACCGGTGGTCGCGGGTCTGCTGATCCGGCTGCTGTTGCCAAGGGTCGTCGACCGGTTGCTGCCGGTGCTGCCCTGGTTGTCGGTCGCCACCATCGCGGTGATCGTCGCCGTGGTGGTCTCCGGCAGTGCCGACAGGCTGATCTCGGCCGGGCTGCTGGTACTGGCTGCGGTGGTGCTGCACAACGTGATCGGCATGGCGCTCGGGTACGGTGTCGCCGCGCTCACCGGGCAGCCGTACTCGGTGCGGCGTACCGTCGCCATCGAGGTAGGGATGCAGAACTCCGGTCTCGCCGCCGGCCTGGCGGCGCAGTACATGAGCCCGCTGGCGGCCCTGCCGGCAGCCGTCTTCTCGGTCTGGCACAACATGTCCGGGGCGCTCTTCGCCCTGCTCTGCCGACGCCGTGACCAGCAGCGCGCGCTGGGCGCGCCGGCCCCCGATCCGCTGCCCCGCTGA
- a CDS encoding carboxylesterase family protein — protein sequence MQRVGLGASEGHISEDALTINVSRRHTTAPGPRPVLVFLYGGANIGGTSSYPMFEGLPFLEADDMVYVTGNYRVGPFGFVDFSRYSSPEHPIDGNLGLRDQLAILEWVNRNITAFGGDPGNVTLAGQSAGALGVSTLMTVPRAAGLFHAAIAQSSPVASVVDRARGDDRARRVVEALGASDRTPAEALAEADSPRLLAAADTGLASEQDEFPGILSYASVVDGELLPEHPLDVLAEGRAHPVPLLIGTTDNEGTLFARGAKVSPAQQVETLLTHAGPAAASRLRAAYPGLPRSRAAIALSGDFLFWAPSVRAAEGQARIAPVWMYRYDYATPLLRALRLGATHGMDLMAVFGPANSELGRKAHLLGGRKDLARVTATMQATWMQMVTRHSQQWDQYVAPDRSTLIVTPRPHVEADPRADRREAWEQFPYYR from the coding sequence ATCCAGCGGGTCGGGCTCGGTGCCAGCGAGGGGCACATCAGCGAGGACGCGCTGACGATCAACGTCAGTCGCCGCCACACGACGGCGCCCGGCCCGAGGCCCGTGCTGGTGTTCCTCTACGGCGGTGCCAACATCGGCGGTACGAGTTCGTACCCGATGTTCGAGGGTCTTCCGTTCCTGGAGGCCGACGACATGGTCTACGTCACCGGCAACTACCGCGTCGGCCCCTTCGGCTTCGTCGACTTCAGCAGGTACTCCAGCCCGGAACACCCCATCGACGGCAACCTCGGACTGCGCGACCAGCTCGCGATCCTCGAGTGGGTCAACCGCAACATCACCGCCTTCGGTGGCGACCCGGGCAACGTCACCTTGGCCGGACAGTCCGCCGGCGCCCTTGGCGTCAGCACCCTGATGACCGTGCCGCGCGCGGCCGGGCTCTTCCACGCAGCGATCGCACAGTCCTCACCCGTCGCCTCCGTCGTCGACCGCGCCCGCGGTGACGACCGCGCCCGGCGCGTCGTCGAGGCCCTCGGTGCCTCCGATCGCACCCCCGCCGAGGCGCTCGCGGAGGCCGACTCGCCGCGCCTGCTCGCCGCCGCCGACACGGGGCTCGCGTCCGAGCAGGACGAGTTCCCCGGCATCCTCAGCTACGCATCGGTCGTCGACGGCGAGCTGCTGCCCGAACACCCTCTGGACGTGCTCGCCGAGGGGCGTGCGCATCCGGTGCCGTTGCTGATCGGCACCACCGACAACGAAGGCACGCTCTTCGCGCGGGGAGCGAAGGTCTCGCCCGCGCAGCAGGTGGAGACCCTGCTCACGCACGCGGGCCCGGCGGCAGCCTCCCGGCTGCGTGCCGCCTATCCCGGTCTACCCAGATCCCGTGCTGCCATCGCGCTCAGTGGTGACTTCCTCTTCTGGGCTCCCAGCGTCCGTGCCGCCGAAGGTCAGGCGCGCATCGCCCCGGTGTGGATGTACCGCTACGACTACGCCACGCCGTTGCTGCGCGCCCTGCGCCTGGGGGCGACCCACGGCATGGATCTGATGGCCGTCTTCGGCCCGGCGAACAGTGAGCTCGGACGCAAGGCCCACCTCCTCGGCGGACGCAAGGACCTCGCTCGCGTCACCGCCACCATGCAAGCCACGTGGATGCAGATGGTCACCCGCCACAGCCAGCAATGGGACCAGTACGTAGCGCCGGATCGGAGCACCCTCATCGTCACCCCGCGCCCGCACGTCGAAGCAGATCCTCGGGCCGATCGCCGCGAGGCGTGGGAGCAGTTCCCCTACTATCGCTGA
- a CDS encoding MFS transporter: MSQPSIGLARLAFSTYAPTLVSTIGLGAVYPLIALTARDLGASVGTAAFIVALLGVGQLLGDLPAGQLASRFGEKWALVGACVIDAVAFCVAWQAPNVGVLGAAVLVAGMSAAVFGLARQAYLTDAIPSHQRARAMSTLGGVFRIGMFIGPLIGAFVVTHFGLQEAYLLAAATSLLAAVMNLSLPPLPERTDQAVAGQRLGFWRLLSDHRKVFATLGVGALLIMMARAARLSLVPLWAESQGIDAATTSIIFGISAAADMLLFYPGGMIMDRFGRFWVGVPAMVVIGAGLVLLALTHDPVTVGVVAVLIGLGNGISAGIVLTLGADHAPVAGRPKFLALWRLFADGGNALGPLLVSAVVAVAPLAAAVVVMGGLTLAGAGWLARWLPVAPRLRRLDPGDR, translated from the coding sequence GTGTCCCAGCCCTCCATCGGTTTGGCCCGACTGGCCTTCTCCACCTACGCTCCCACCCTGGTCTCGACGATCGGGCTCGGCGCGGTCTATCCGCTGATCGCGCTGACTGCCCGCGACCTCGGCGCTTCGGTCGGCACCGCTGCATTCATCGTCGCCCTGTTGGGTGTCGGGCAGTTGTTGGGAGACCTGCCGGCCGGTCAACTCGCATCGCGGTTCGGTGAGAAATGGGCGCTGGTCGGTGCCTGCGTCATCGACGCCGTTGCCTTCTGCGTGGCATGGCAGGCACCGAATGTCGGAGTGCTCGGTGCCGCGGTGCTGGTGGCCGGGATGTCGGCCGCGGTGTTCGGGCTCGCCCGCCAGGCGTACCTGACCGATGCGATCCCGAGCCACCAACGTGCCCGCGCGATGTCGACCCTGGGCGGGGTGTTCCGGATCGGGATGTTCATCGGACCGCTGATCGGCGCCTTCGTGGTCACCCATTTCGGGCTCCAGGAGGCCTATCTGCTGGCCGCTGCCACCAGTCTCCTGGCGGCGGTGATGAATCTGAGCCTGCCTCCGCTGCCCGAACGTACCGACCAGGCCGTGGCCGGTCAGCGGTTGGGCTTCTGGCGGTTGTTGTCCGATCACCGCAAGGTCTTCGCCACCTTGGGGGTCGGGGCGCTGCTGATCATGATGGCGCGTGCGGCCAGACTCAGCCTGGTCCCCCTGTGGGCGGAGTCGCAGGGCATCGATGCAGCGACCACCAGCATCATCTTCGGCATCTCGGCTGCTGCCGACATGCTGCTGTTCTATCCCGGCGGGATGATCATGGACCGCTTCGGACGGTTCTGGGTCGGCGTACCGGCCATGGTGGTGATCGGTGCCGGTCTGGTGCTGCTCGCGCTGACCCACGATCCGGTGACCGTCGGTGTGGTGGCGGTGCTGATCGGCCTGGGCAACGGCATCTCCGCCGGCATCGTGCTCACCCTGGGAGCCGATCATGCCCCGGTCGCCGGCCGACCGAAGTTCCTGGCCCTGTGGCGACTGTTCGCCGACGGTGGCAATGCACTCGGCCCATTGCTGGTCTCCGCCGTGGTCGCGGTCGCGCCCTTGGCGGCCGCGGTGGTGGTGATGGGCGGTCTGACCCTGGCCGGCGCAGGCTGGCTGGCGCGCTGGCTGCCGGTGGCACCACGGCTTCGACGGCTCGACCCCGGTGATCGATGA
- a CDS encoding MFS transporter, giving the protein MQQRGVLAVVLSAQFVIPLSIAGSAVALPQIGAELGFHPVGLPGVVNGFNLAFALCTVVWGVASDRIGHTRSFRIGVGLAALGSAVSAVAGNLLLLDLARVIAGIGAAAVLTGAAPIINALFSGAARSRAFALFGTVNGLGLAAGPFLSGVLLTIAGWRAIFVAHALVLLLALAASGRIPSSSRQPAASRARLFDFGALRSHRFLAMTIVPVAGAIGFVCLLIYLPSALHAVHEVQPGTAGSMLLIMTIPVLVAPAAVHRLRAAVPISTTTVVVLSLLCLLFGAAGMLLLRAELPLAVLVVPMILLGLGSGYHSVSSTPKPWLPYRRSEQVPQRVC; this is encoded by the coding sequence ATGCAGCAACGCGGTGTGCTGGCAGTGGTGCTGTCGGCCCAATTCGTGATCCCGTTGTCGATCGCCGGTTCGGCGGTCGCCCTGCCGCAGATCGGGGCCGAGCTCGGCTTCCATCCGGTCGGACTGCCCGGTGTGGTCAACGGTTTCAACCTGGCATTCGCCCTGTGCACCGTGGTCTGGGGAGTCGCCTCGGACCGGATCGGGCACACCCGGTCGTTCCGGATCGGTGTCGGGTTGGCCGCCCTGGGGTCCGCGGTCTCCGCCGTGGCCGGCAACCTGCTGCTGCTCGACCTCGCGCGGGTGATCGCCGGGATCGGGGCCGCCGCGGTGCTCACCGGCGCGGCACCGATCATCAATGCGCTGTTCAGTGGAGCGGCGCGCAGCCGGGCATTCGCTCTCTTCGGCACCGTCAACGGTCTCGGCCTGGCCGCCGGACCGTTCCTGTCCGGCGTACTGCTCACGATCGCGGGGTGGCGAGCGATCTTCGTGGCCCATGCACTGGTCCTGCTGCTCGCGCTGGCGGCCAGTGGCCGGATCCCGTCGAGCAGCCGACAACCCGCCGCATCCCGGGCGCGGCTGTTCGACTTCGGTGCCCTGCGTTCGCACCGGTTCCTGGCGATGACCATCGTGCCCGTCGCCGGCGCGATCGGCTTCGTCTGCCTGCTGATCTATCTGCCGAGTGCTCTGCACGCCGTTCACGAGGTACAGCCCGGCACCGCCGGGTCGATGTTGTTGATCATGACCATTCCGGTGCTGGTCGCCCCCGCCGCCGTGCACCGCCTGCGGGCCGCCGTGCCCATCTCGACCACCACCGTGGTGGTGTTGTCACTGCTCTGTCTGCTGTTCGGTGCCGCCGGCATGCTCCTGCTCCGCGCCGAACTGCCGCTCGCTGTCCTGGTCGTGCCGATGATCCTGCTGGGCCTGGGTTCGGGCTACCACTCGGTTTCGTCGACGCCGAAGCCCTGGCTGCCGTACCGCCGGAGCGAGCAGGTGCCGCAGCGGGTGTGTTGA
- a CDS encoding EamA family transporter — protein sequence MSPETDDRRRLAGGLAASLGASVSNQTGAAVGALAFAMIGPTGVVAVRQVVTATALAVIARPRIRSLSLHQLAPALALAAVFSVMNISLYAAIDRIGLGLAVTIEFLGPLAVAVAASRKPLDLLCILGAGIGVWVLVDPSPTSDLLGIGLALLAATAWAVYILVNRSLGARLPGIEGTAVASILSAGVWAPIGLLWFLLHPPSAVAIALAAVCGLLASALPYSLDVIALRRIPAGLFGTITSVNPVLAALAGLLILGQTLSGREWLGIAIVVVCNIVVTARQFRQRRPGPAPADLDPPA from the coding sequence TTGAGCCCTGAGACCGACGACCGGCGCCGATTGGCAGGTGGACTGGCTGCCTCCCTCGGCGCCTCGGTCAGCAACCAGACCGGGGCCGCGGTCGGCGCCCTGGCCTTCGCGATGATCGGTCCCACCGGGGTGGTCGCGGTACGCCAGGTGGTGACTGCCACCGCCTTGGCCGTGATCGCCCGCCCGCGGATCCGGTCACTGAGTCTTCATCAACTGGCACCGGCCCTGGCGCTGGCCGCGGTCTTCAGCGTGATGAACATCAGCCTCTATGCCGCGATCGACCGGATCGGCCTCGGCCTGGCCGTCACCATCGAATTCCTCGGCCCGCTCGCGGTCGCGGTCGCCGCCTCCCGCAAGCCTCTCGACCTGTTGTGCATCCTGGGCGCCGGGATCGGCGTCTGGGTGCTGGTCGATCCCTCCCCGACCAGTGACCTGCTGGGCATCGGACTGGCCCTGCTCGCAGCGACCGCCTGGGCGGTCTACATCCTGGTGAACCGCTCACTGGGCGCCCGACTGCCGGGAATCGAGGGTACGGCCGTCGCCAGCATCCTCAGTGCCGGTGTCTGGGCGCCGATCGGGCTGCTCTGGTTCCTCCTGCATCCACCGAGTGCGGTTGCCATCGCACTGGCCGCGGTCTGCGGCCTGCTCGCTTCCGCACTGCCGTACTCACTGGACGTGATCGCGCTGCGTCGGATCCCCGCGGGACTGTTCGGCACCATCACCAGTGTGAACCCGGTGCTGGCCGCCCTGGCCGGACTGCTGATCCTGGGCCAGACCCTGTCCGGCAGGGAATGGCTCGGGATCGCGATCGTGGTGGTCTGCAACATCGTCGTCACCGCCCGGCAGTTCCGGCAACGACGACCCGGCCCGGCTCCGGCCGATCTGGATCCCCCGGCCTGA
- a CDS encoding ArsR/SmtB family transcription factor → MSIEPTTDELELGPVLTALADPHRRRVIQDLIEDSTGAERTCTSFGLPVSKSTRSHHFKVLREAGLVHQVDRGNMSGVTLRREEIESRFPGLLELLRSEPVEP, encoded by the coding sequence ATGTCGATCGAACCCACCACGGATGAGCTCGAACTGGGTCCCGTACTGACCGCACTCGCCGATCCTCACCGGCGACGGGTGATCCAGGACCTGATCGAGGACTCGACCGGTGCCGAACGCACCTGCACCAGCTTCGGCCTCCCGGTCTCGAAGTCCACCCGGAGTCACCACTTCAAGGTGCTGCGGGAGGCCGGGCTGGTCCACCAGGTCGATCGCGGGAACATGAGCGGCGTGACCTTGCGCCGGGAGGAGATAGAGTCCCGCTTTCCGGGCCTGCTGGAACTGCTGCGGAGCGAGCCGGTTGAGCCCTGA
- a CDS encoding glycosyltransferase family 2 protein, whose translation MILLSLLATFGVLAYATFLLNPDNRGDLLPYLMVIIAEAVIVFHIMLAMCTILAGAKGPRDEAFWAARTALFGGAEPSVGTPMVIAGHRVAVDVFITTYGEPVEILRRTVLAARDLRGEHLTWVLDDGHSDEVKAMAAELGVRYVRRLSSGGAKAGNINHALSLSRGEFFCIFDADFVPDPEFLVETVPFFVDQNVAFVQTPQVYGNMHSFIARGAGYMQSVFYRFIQPGRNHFNAAFCVGTNVIFRRAAINDVGGMYTGSKSEDVWTSLMLHERGWRTIYISDPLAVGDAPETIEDYTRQQTRWATGGFEILLNRNPLSPRVSLTLDQRLMYLVTATHYMTGLAPGILLFVPALEIYLDLRPMDLSISVSSWLLFYCGLYGMQILLAAYTVGSFRWEVLTLAAVSFPIYGKALINAFLGRDQKWHVTGSAGQRSSPFNSIQAQVAVLVFLLVTSAVAVWRDTANWHLTLATIWNVINTLIILAFVILALRESSAMRREARIARREARKQKASEPVDPESITVAARNQTEIVEVTA comes from the coding sequence ATGATCTTGCTGAGCCTGTTGGCGACCTTCGGGGTGCTCGCCTACGCCACCTTCCTGCTCAACCCCGACAACCGCGGTGACCTGCTGCCATACCTGATGGTGATCATCGCCGAGGCGGTCATCGTCTTCCACATCATGCTGGCGATGTGCACCATCCTGGCCGGTGCCAAAGGCCCGCGCGACGAGGCGTTCTGGGCGGCCAGGACGGCCTTGTTCGGCGGGGCCGAACCGTCGGTCGGGACGCCGATGGTGATCGCCGGCCACAGGGTCGCAGTCGATGTGTTCATCACCACCTACGGCGAACCGGTGGAGATCCTTCGGCGTACCGTGCTGGCGGCCAGAGATCTTCGGGGTGAACACCTCACCTGGGTGCTGGACGACGGGCATTCCGACGAGGTGAAGGCGATGGCCGCCGAACTCGGGGTCCGCTACGTTCGGCGGCTGAGTTCGGGTGGCGCGAAGGCCGGGAACATCAACCACGCCCTGAGCCTCAGCCGGGGTGAGTTCTTCTGCATCTTCGATGCCGACTTCGTACCCGACCCGGAGTTCCTGGTCGAGACCGTCCCCTTCTTCGTCGATCAGAATGTCGCCTTCGTGCAGACTCCGCAGGTGTACGGGAACATGCACAGCTTCATCGCCCGCGGGGCCGGGTACATGCAGTCGGTCTTCTACCGGTTCATCCAACCCGGTCGCAACCACTTCAACGCCGCCTTCTGTGTCGGTACGAACGTGATCTTCCGGCGGGCCGCGATCAACGACGTCGGTGGTATGTACACCGGATCGAAGTCCGAGGACGTGTGGACCAGCCTGATGCTGCACGAAAGAGGATGGCGCACGATCTACATCTCCGACCCGCTGGCGGTCGGCGATGCACCCGAGACCATCGAGGACTACACCCGGCAGCAGACCCGGTGGGCCACCGGAGGTTTCGAGATTCTGCTGAACAGGAACCCGCTCAGTCCCCGGGTGTCGCTCACCCTCGACCAGCGGCTGATGTACCTGGTCACGGCGACGCACTACATGACCGGGCTGGCGCCGGGGATCCTGTTGTTCGTACCTGCGCTGGAGATCTATCTGGATCTGCGGCCGATGGACCTGAGCATCTCGGTGTCCAGTTGGCTGCTGTTCTACTGCGGTCTGTACGGGATGCAGATCCTGCTCGCCGCCTACACCGTGGGGTCCTTCCGTTGGGAGGTGCTGACCTTGGCGGCGGTGTCCTTCCCGATCTACGGCAAGGCCTTGATCAACGCATTCCTGGGCCGGGACCAGAAGTGGCATGTGACCGGCTCGGCCGGCCAACGCAGTTCGCCGTTCAACTCCATCCAGGCTCAGGTCGCGGTGCTCGTCTTCCTGCTGGTCACCTCCGCTGTCGCCGTCTGGCGGGACACCGCCAACTGGCACTTGACACTGGCAACCATCTGGAACGTGATCAACACGTTGATCATCCTCGCCTTCGTGATCCTGGCGTTGCGGGAATCCTCGGCCATGCGCCGCGAGGCCCGGATCGCTCGACGTGAGGCCAGGAAGCAAAAGGCGAGCGAACCGGTCGATCCCGAATCGATCACCGTGGCCGCCCGGAACCAGACCGAGATCGTCGAGGTAACAGCATGA
- a CDS encoding aldo/keto reductase, whose amino-acid sequence MRTRQLGPFTVSAIGLGGMPLSMNSSGLPPTDRAIATVHAALDAGVTFIDTADIYAPSWDAMGHNERLIAEALNAWSGDKSTIVVATKGGITRGEGETWGRDGTEAYLRAALEKSLDALQRDTIDLYQWHRPDRSLVYAQVIETFAKFKAEGLISAIGISNANVEEIAVALDALGDGGLASVQNRFSPQFRSSADELELCTQEGIAFLPWSPLGGIGNDAEKLNADYPGIAAVARAHAVSPQQVTLAWELALAPNVIPIPGASRPQSITDSVKAAELDLSDAEVQQISDSWGPQIPYAD is encoded by the coding sequence ATGCGTACTCGACAACTCGGCCCGTTCACCGTCTCCGCCATCGGTCTCGGTGGCATGCCCTTGTCCATGAACTCCTCCGGCCTGCCACCCACCGACCGGGCGATCGCCACCGTCCATGCCGCCCTGGACGCCGGCGTCACCTTCATCGACACCGCCGACATCTATGCCCCGAGCTGGGATGCGATGGGCCACAACGAACGGCTGATCGCCGAGGCGCTGAATGCGTGGTCGGGCGACAAGTCGACCATCGTGGTGGCCACCAAGGGTGGTATCACGCGCGGCGAGGGTGAAACCTGGGGTCGCGACGGTACGGAGGCGTACCTGCGGGCTGCCCTGGAGAAGTCGCTGGACGCACTGCAGCGCGACACGATCGACCTGTACCAGTGGCATCGCCCCGACCGCAGCCTTGTCTATGCCCAGGTGATCGAGACCTTCGCGAAGTTCAAGGCCGAGGGGCTGATCTCGGCGATCGGCATCTCGAACGCCAATGTGGAGGAGATCGCGGTGGCCCTGGACGCCCTCGGCGACGGCGGCCTGGCGAGTGTGCAGAACCGCTTCTCGCCGCAGTTCCGCTCCTCTGCCGATGAGCTCGAACTGTGCACCCAGGAGGGGATCGCCTTCCTGCCCTGGAGCCCGCTGGGCGGCATCGGCAACGATGCGGAGAAACTGAATGCCGACTACCCCGGAATCGCAGCAGTGGCCCGGGCACATGCGGTCAGCCCGCAGCAGGTGACGCTGGCCTGGGAACTGGCACTGGCGCCGAATGTGATCCCGATCCCCGGTGCCAGTCGTCCGCAGTCGATCACCGATTCGGTGAAGGCCGCCGAGCTGGACCTGAGTGATGCCGAAGTGCAGCAGATCAGTGATTCCTGGGGCCCACAGATCCCCTACGCCGACTGA
- a CDS encoding GNAT family N-acetyltransferase has protein sequence MSFDLLPDDVARADVPVIAHQDVTLREPGPGDTAVMAELAKSPWTSWWRTDTTPPNQVFWVVEHDSEVLGIITWAPTPVVADLRFTVHPDVEDLAPMVQAVSMVLDHAFAEGTTKSVRWTAMAGDLAGTKVAHAAGIRLHQQLPDHLADGDGNLHDAWLGSIRAEEDREPKTVWRWTELRTERFLLRPLAESDDPRIRETLDDPISRTFLFDRPKPLTDAHAGAERITKWWNAARGLSCTWAVADAGTDDYLGDISLLKIDATTGAELGFYTHPGARGTGVLAETVPVIVAHAFDDLDLRRLTLMAAESNLGSQKLAEKAGFHHFGTQPSAALSGEVMEDLIGYELLRD, from the coding sequence ATGTCCTTCGACCTGCTGCCCGACGACGTCGCGCGCGCCGACGTCCCGGTGATCGCTCACCAGGATGTGACCCTGCGAGAACCCGGACCCGGGGACACCGCGGTCATGGCCGAACTTGCCAAGTCACCGTGGACCTCGTGGTGGCGTACCGACACCACCCCACCGAATCAGGTGTTCTGGGTGGTCGAGCACGACTCCGAGGTGCTCGGCATCATCACCTGGGCCCCGACACCCGTGGTGGCCGACCTCCGCTTCACCGTCCACCCCGATGTCGAGGACCTCGCCCCGATGGTGCAGGCCGTCTCGATGGTCCTGGACCACGCGTTCGCCGAGGGGACGACCAAGTCGGTCCGCTGGACGGCCATGGCCGGCGACCTCGCGGGAACCAAGGTGGCCCACGCCGCGGGCATCCGGTTGCACCAGCAGTTGCCCGACCATCTGGCCGACGGCGACGGCAACCTGCACGATGCCTGGCTCGGCAGCATTCGCGCCGAGGAGGACCGGGAGCCGAAGACCGTGTGGCGGTGGACCGAACTGCGTACCGAGCGTTTCCTGCTGCGCCCGCTCGCCGAATCCGACGATCCGCGGATCCGGGAGACCTTGGACGATCCGATCTCCCGTACCTTCCTGTTCGATCGACCGAAGCCGTTGACCGATGCCCATGCTGGCGCCGAGCGGATCACCAAATGGTGGAACGCGGCCCGCGGACTGAGCTGCACCTGGGCAGTGGCCGACGCCGGGACCGACGACTACCTCGGCGACATCTCGCTGTTGAAGATCGACGCCACCACCGGTGCCGAGCTCGGCTTCTACACCCATCCGGGGGCCCGTGGTACGGGTGTCCTGGCCGAGACCGTACCGGTGATCGTCGCCCATGCGTTCGACGACCTGGACCTGCGGCGACTCACCCTGATGGCCGCCGAGAGCAACCTCGGTTCACAGAAGCTTGCCGAGAAGGCCGGGTTCCACCACTTCGGCACCCAGCCGTCGGCTGCCCTGTCCGGTGAGGTGATGGAGGACCTCATCGGGTACGAGCTGCTGCGGGACTGA
- the orn gene encoding oligoribonuclease: MSPKQNTLVWIDCEMTGLDLDSDALIEVAALVTDSELEILGDGIKVVIKPTPEALAAMGDFVREMHTKSGLIDELDDGLTMAEAEQRVLDYVREYVPEPRKAPLAGNTIGTDRMFLARDMPTLESHVHYRNVDVSSIKELARRWYPKAFYQAPPKYGNHRALGDIVDSINELRYYREAVFVPPPGPQSAEAREIASRVTKPHQLN; this comes from the coding sequence GTGAGTCCCAAACAGAACACGCTGGTCTGGATCGACTGTGAGATGACCGGGCTTGACCTCGACAGTGATGCGTTGATCGAAGTCGCGGCCCTGGTCACCGACAGTGAGCTGGAGATCCTCGGCGACGGCATCAAGGTCGTCATCAAACCGACCCCCGAGGCGCTGGCGGCGATGGGCGACTTCGTCCGGGAGATGCACACCAAATCAGGTCTCATCGATGAACTGGACGACGGGTTGACCATGGCCGAGGCCGAGCAGCGGGTGCTCGACTACGTCCGGGAGTACGTACCCGAACCGAGGAAGGCCCCGCTGGCCGGCAACACGATCGGCACCGACCGGATGTTCCTCGCCCGTGACATGCCGACCCTGGAGAGCCACGTCCACTACCGCAACGTGGATGTGTCCTCGATCAAGGAACTGGCCCGCCGGTGGTACCCGAAGGCGTTCTACCAGGCGCCGCCGAAGTACGGGAACCACCGGGCCCTGGGCGACATCGTCGACTCGATCAACGAGTTGCGGTACTACCGCGAGGCGGTCTTCGTGCCACCACCCGGACCGCAGAGTGCCGAGGCCAGGGAGATCGCCAGCCGGGTGACGAAACCGCACCAGCTGAACTGA
- a CDS encoding HlyD family efflux transporter periplasmic adaptor subunit has protein sequence MTWRSRFRLLGTLILTLVISAALVLVFNQRQNQLASFSGEVVADRYVVGADHGGTVVEQWVRAGDQVQQGDRLFAVQSLQLLQDIENGLMVTDNDAYTVDTETGTLTYRAVVDGTVTEINAQKGNSLAFGQPLAELTVDQRRRVQAKFHLTAREYGRLSIGSPARVTLPDNSIIDGQVQAVSVSTDETGTTSTVVVESRRLNTVEPASLTAPGTPVMVTIDLVDTGPLAGVNDLWLDFLHQVGLR, from the coding sequence ATGACCTGGCGCAGCCGATTCCGCCTGCTCGGTACCCTGATCCTGACTTTGGTGATCAGTGCGGCACTGGTGCTGGTCTTCAATCAGCGACAGAACCAACTGGCCTCGTTCAGCGGTGAGGTGGTCGCCGATCGCTACGTGGTCGGAGCCGACCACGGTGGCACCGTGGTCGAGCAGTGGGTCCGGGCGGGGGACCAGGTGCAACAAGGGGACCGGCTGTTCGCGGTGCAGAGCCTGCAGCTGCTGCAGGACATCGAGAACGGCCTGATGGTGACCGACAACGATGCCTACACCGTCGACACCGAGACCGGCACCTTGACCTACCGAGCGGTCGTCGACGGGACGGTCACCGAGATCAACGCCCAGAAAGGCAATTCCTTGGCCTTCGGCCAACCGCTGGCCGAACTGACCGTCGACCAGCGGCGCCGGGTGCAGGCGAAGTTCCACCTGACCGCCCGGGAGTACGGGCGGTTGTCGATCGGGTCGCCGGCGCGGGTGACCCTGCCGGACAATTCGATCATCGACGGACAGGTGCAGGCGGTTTCGGTGAGTACCGACGAGACAGGCACGACCAGCACCGTGGTGGTCGAGTCGAGGAGACTGAACACGGTCGAGCCGGCCAGTCTGACGGCGCCGGGCACGCCGGTGATGGTGACGATCGATCTGGTCGACACCGGTCCGCTTGCCGGGGTCAACGACCTCTGGCTGGACTTCCTGCATCAGGTGGGTCTGCGGTGA